DNA from Methanomassiliicoccales archaeon:
GTGCTGCTGAGCCAGTACGCCTGGACTTACGAAGGCAGGGACGATGGCTTCAACCCCTACACCATAACCGCCTACTTCGAGTCTGGCAACAAGACCATGGACTTGACTCTTAACGAGTCCTACATGGATGTCACCATCACAGGCGAGAAGGAAAGCGACATGGGAGCGATCCTAGCGGTGATCGGTGTACTGGTCATCATCCTGCTGATCGTGGCCGCGGTCGTGATCATGAGGCGCCGGAAGTAAAGGCCGTCAAACCCTTTCGTTCCAAACCTTTTCCTTATTTTTCATTTTTAAGATACTTTGTTAAAGAGGGAGTTCCATTCCCGACCGAGCTTAATGTCTTATTCCGAACGTGCCCGTCAACTATTGGCCAGCAGTCAGGCTTCCGAGGGAGATACGGTCCTCTTAAAGGCGGAGGGGATGGAGTATGCGGGCATACTTATGCCCCACCACGAGTTCAGCCACCCCGATGTCATCATCATCAAACTGAAGAGCGGTTATAATGTCGGGATCAAGGTGGACGAACGTTCTGAACTGGCCTTGGTATCGAAGGCTCGGGAGCGCCCGTTGAAGCGCAGGTCCGCTAAAGAGGACAGTTCCTTGCCGACAATTTCTTTCCTAGGCACCGGCGGGACCATAGCCAGCTATGTTGATTATCGCACCGGCGCGGTGCATCCCGCGTTGAAGGCCGAGGACCTCGTGGCCACCGTACCAGAGCTTTCCGAGATATGCCGTATGCGCTCCAAGGTGGTGTTCTCCATATTCAGCGAGAACATGAACGTGGAGACATGGCAGTCGTTGGCTACCGCTATCGCCGACGAGCTCAACGATGGCGTTGAGGGAGTGATCGTACCGCACGGAACGGATACATTGGGGTTCACCTCCGCCGCCCTGTCGCTCATGCTAGGCGATATCCCGCGGTCCGTTGTTCTGGTGGGGGCGCAGCGCTCTTCCGACCGACCTTCATCCGATTCCTACATCAACCTGCTTTCCGCCGCCCGTTTCTGCATCAAGGCCCAGGCGGCCGAGGTGTTCGTCCTCATGCACGGAGAGACCTCGGATTCCTACGTCCACGTTCACCGTGGAACGAAGGTGCGCAAGATGCACACCAGCCGCCGAGACGCTTTTCAGAGCATCAATGAAGGGCCCGTCGCCCGCATGGACCTAAAAGGGGAACTGGAGATGCTCGGTGAATGCCAGGTCAAGAGCTCGGTCAAGGTATCCCCTGACGTACGCATGGAGAAGAACGTGGCGCTGCTGCAATTCTATCCTGGCATGGGCCCGGAGATGGTGCGTAGGGTGATGCAGGACCAGAAAGGTCTGGTCGTCGCCGGCACCGGTCTGGGGCACGTATCTAAGGAGATCGTGCAGGTGATCAAGGAACTGGTCTCCCAGGGCAAGCCAGTGGTCATGACCTCGCAGTGCTTGGGAGGGAGGGTGAACCTCAACGTCTACGATACCGGTCGAGACCTGCTCTCCGCTGGCGTGATATCTGGTGAGGACATGCTACCGGAAACGGCCCTGCTCAAGCTCATGTGGGTCCTGGGAAGGACGGACCGCCTGGAACAAGTGGAAAGGATGATGAGCGAGAACCTTAGGGGCGAGATCGCCAAGAGGAGGGAGCTCTAATGTTCGAGGTGACCATCGGGATCGAGATACACCAGCAATTAGACACCTGCAAGCTGTTCTGTTCCTGCCGCTCTCAATTGGTGGACGAGGAGGGGGCGCTCTTCTTCAGAAGGCTCCGTCCCACCCAGAGCGAGATGGGCGAGGTGGACCGGGCAGTCCTAGCTCAAGCGGAACGCCGCATGCATTTCGCTTACCAGGCACCCTCTGCCGTTTCCTGCCTGGTCGAGAAGGACGAGGAGCCCCCGCACGACGCCGATGAAGAGGCCATGCAGACCGTGCTGATCGTTTCGGCGATGCTCGATTCAAAAGTGATGGACGAGGTCCATTTCATGCGTAAGATCGTGATCGACGGTTCCAACACCAGCGGTTTCCAGCGCACGGCATTGGTCGCGGTGGATGGCGCCCTTGAGGTCAACGGCCATAGCATCGGGATCCTCTCCGTTTGCCTGGAAGAGGACGCTGCGCGGAAGGTGGAGACCAAGGACCGGCAGGTCACCTACCGCCTGGACCGTTTGGGGATCCCTCTCATCGAGATCGCCACCGCTCCGGACATGCATGACCCCGAAGAGGTCAAGGAGGTGGCACAGCGTCTGGGGTCCATCCTGCGCTCCACGCGCAAGGTGAAGCGGGGGCTGGGAACCATCCGCGAGGACCTGAACGTCTCCATACCTGGAGGGGCCAGGGTCGAGATCAAGGGTGCTCAGGACCTCAGCCTGCTGCCGACATACGTGAGGAACGAGATGGAAAGGCAGCGCTCCCTCATCGAAATCAAGCAGATACTGGAGAAGCGTTCCGCCTCTCCGGTCCCCATCGAGGCCAAGGACATATCCGCACTGCTCCAGGGTAGCAGGTCCAAGGTCATTCATTCCGCGCTCTCCAAAGGGGGGAAGGTCTTTTGCGCCTCCCTGCCTTCGTTCGTCGGGACCCTGCGCAGCGCTGACGGACGATTGCGGTTGGGATCGGAGATGGCCCAGCACGCCCGTTCCCGCGGGGTCGCCGGGATATTCCATTCCGACGAGCTTCCGGCCTATGGCATCACCTCCGAGGAGGTCGTCTCCATCAGGAAGTTCCTGGGGCTCGGGGATATGGACGCTTTCGCGCTGTGCGCCGATCAGGCCGACAGGGCGGAACCGGCGCTGCTGGCCGCTTTATCTAGGGCCAATCAGGCCTTGACAGGTGTGCCGGAGGAGACCCGGGACCCGCTTCCGGACGGCACCTCTCTGTACAGCCGTCCACTGCCGGGCGCCGGGCGCATGTACCCGGAGACGGACGTCAGACCGATACTGATAGAACAAGACCGCCTGCTTCGCATCAAGGAGAACCTGCCGGAGCTGCCGGAGGCCCGTACACTGCGTTTGGTTCGGGATTACGGCATCAATGAGCAGCAGTCCCGCCAATTGGTGCGGGAGGGGCATGACGAGCTTTTCGAGGATATATGCAAAGACGCATCCCTGGTGGCCGTGGCGGCCCGCACCTTCTTGAGCACTTATCCTGAGATGCAGAATGAGGGAGTGGACCCCGGTTCGCTCGACGATGTCAAGATCAAGGAGGCGTTCTCCGCCCTAACCTCCGGGCGATTCACCAAGGAGGCGCTCCCGGCGGTGTTCAGGGAGATGGTGAAAGGGGCGAGCGTCGACCAAGCAGTATCATCCCTGGGTCTGGAGGCTATGGACCAGGACGAGGCTTCGAAGATCATCGATGAACTGATCGGGCAAAGGGCCGATTTCGTAAGGGAAAAGGGAACGGGCGCAGTAGGACCGCTGATGGGCGTGGCCATGAATGAACTGAGAGGTAAGATCGACGGCAAGGAGGCCGCCGACCTGCTGAAAAAGAGAGTAGAGGCGTTCCTCAAAGGGTGAGCTCCAGCACCTTCAATTCCTCAAAGAACAAGCTCTTAGATGCAAGGTCACGGCGCTTCCATTCCTTCAGGGCGGCCCCCAAGGCATCCTGATCAACGTCGCTAGAGATCAATATAAGCACCCTCCCGCCGGTCTTCAGATGGTCCTTGGCACCGTTCAGGAAACGGGTGGTTACCTCCGTTCCTTTCTCTCCGCCCGCCCAGCAAAGGTCCTCTTGGCTCTCGACGGAACCTCTTAGGTATGGGGGGTTGAACACGATGAGGTCGAACGTTCCTTCCACGTCATGGAACAGATCGCTGAGCGTCGTCTCGATCGCAAGTCCGTTGAGCTCGGCGTTCTTCTTGGTGTCGCTCAGCGCTTGAGGGTCAATGTCCACCGCTAGGACACTGGCACCGACCTTGGCCATGTGTAGTGATAGGAACCCGCTTCCGCACCCCATCTCCAGCGCCCGCTCGTCCCCCCTCATATTGAGGGCGGAGAGCATTAGAAAGCTGTCCTCCGCAGGAGCGTACACCTGAGGTCCTACCTCCAGGTGTATCGCGGGGTCACGAAGCATGTACGTTCAAAACAGCAGGGGATAATAATCTTTCCCGAAGAGTTTAAAATACCCCGGTCCATCGGTGGCAGGTGGACCTGCTCAGCCAGATAAGCATAGGCACGATCTTCTTAGGGTTGGCGCTATGCTACCGTAGGAAGTATCCACTGGCACATTCACTGGTGCTGATCAATCTGGCGGTCTTCATGCTTACCGTCATTTCCGCCTGGGGGCAGCCGTCCTACCTGCTCTCACCGGTGCAGGAGGAACTGGGCTTCAGACCCATCTATTTCGGTGAACTCGAAAATCTTTATACGATCTTCACCCAGATGTTCGTTCACGCGGGGCTGCTGCACATTCTGTTCAACATGCTCTTCCTGTTCTTGATCGGAGTGCCATTGGAAGAGAGGGTGGGCCGCAAGGCCTTTGCCGCTTGCTATTTCATCCCTGGCCTCATGGCGTTGGTCCTGGAGTCCTCGGTCCAAGGTTTCGATTCCGGGATCCTCATGCTGGGGGCTTCGGGGGCCATCTCCGGGGCCATGGGGGCGATCCTTCTCCTTTACCCCAAGGACGAGATACCCATGTTCCTCGGCCCCATCTTCCTGCCCCGGGTGCCGGTGTGGCTGTCAGTGGGCGCATGGTTCGGAATTCAATTGCTGACCATATTCACGCTCCCGGACGGTATCGCCTCCGGCGGAGTGGCCTATTTCGCCCACATCGGCGGTTTCGTGGCCGGGATGGCCGTGGCCCAGATGCTTCCTGGTAAAAGGAGCTCTGCGGAAGCACCGCCGGAGAAGCTCGAAGATCTGGCGACCACCGAAGAGCTGAGAGGGATGGTGCATCGGATCGAGGAGGAGAGCGAGCCTCAGGTACGCCAGGCATGGATGGAGCACTTCGCCAGCAAGGCCACCTGTCCAGAATGCGGAGGGCGGCTGGAATTAGAGGGAAACCGTATTAAATGCGCATGCGGATGGGAGAGGAAGGTGAGATGACCGAGAACAGGGTGGATGTACTCTGCCCAGGGATGATCGTGCGCGACGGCCCCCTCATCCTGGAGGCCCGCTCCTCCGCAACCTTAGTAAGTCGGGGAGAGCGACACCTGTTAGTGGATGTCAGCGGCCCTCAGAACCGAACGGTCCTGCTGGACGCTTTACGCTCCAGGGGCATTTTCCCTGAGCAGATCGAGGTGGTGGTGCTCACCCACCTGCACCACGATCACGACGGGAACCTTGATATATTCCCACATGCCAAGAAGTACGCCCACAAGCTGGAATCGCCTGGGCCATCGTTCGAAGTCGTCAGCGAAGACTTTGATATATGGGAGGGCGTGCGCCTGATACACACTCCTGGGCACACCAGAGGTGGCATGAGCGTATTGGTGCGGTCAGATGAGACATACGCCCTGGTCGGGGACGCCATACCAAGCGCGGACAATGTGCGGAAGTGGGTACCTCCGGGATTGCATTACGATGCTGACGTAGCCTTGGCAAGCATGTCCAAGCTAGTACGTATGGCCGATGTGATAGTGCCCGGACACGGACCGCCCTTCCGGACGGCGGAGTTTAGAAAAGAAGGAAGGTGACAGGAATGAGCATACCAAACGCTATCTACGCGGAATGCCC
Protein-coding regions in this window:
- the gatE gene encoding Glu-tRNA(Gln) amidotransferase subunit GatE, producing MFEVTIGIEIHQQLDTCKLFCSCRSQLVDEEGALFFRRLRPTQSEMGEVDRAVLAQAERRMHFAYQAPSAVSCLVEKDEEPPHDADEEAMQTVLIVSAMLDSKVMDEVHFMRKIVIDGSNTSGFQRTALVAVDGALEVNGHSIGILSVCLEEDAARKVETKDRQVTYRLDRLGIPLIEIATAPDMHDPEEVKEVAQRLGSILRSTRKVKRGLGTIREDLNVSIPGGARVEIKGAQDLSLLPTYVRNEMERQRSLIEIKQILEKRSASPVPIEAKDISALLQGSRSKVIHSALSKGGKVFCASLPSFVGTLRSADGRLRLGSEMAQHARSRGVAGIFHSDELPAYGITSEEVVSIRKFLGLGDMDAFALCADQADRAEPALLAALSRANQALTGVPEETRDPLPDGTSLYSRPLPGAGRMYPETDVRPILIEQDRLLRIKENLPELPEARTLRLVRDYGINEQQSRQLVREGHDELFEDICKDASLVAVAARTFLSTYPEMQNEGVDPGSLDDVKIKEAFSALTSGRFTKEALPAVFREMVKGASVDQAVSSLGLEAMDQDEASKIIDELIGQRADFVREKGTGAVGPLMGVAMNELRGKIDGKEAADLLKKRVEAFLKG
- a CDS encoding MBL fold metallo-hydrolase, coding for MRMRMGEEGEMTENRVDVLCPGMIVRDGPLILEARSSATLVSRGERHLLVDVSGPQNRTVLLDALRSRGIFPEQIEVVVLTHLHHDHDGNLDIFPHAKKYAHKLESPGPSFEVVSEDFDIWEGVRLIHTPGHTRGGMSVLVRSDETYALVGDAIPSADNVRKWVPPGLHYDADVALASMSKLVRMADVIVPGHGPPFRTAEFRKEGR
- a CDS encoding rhomboid family intramembrane serine protease; translated protein: MDLLSQISIGTIFLGLALCYRRKYPLAHSLVLINLAVFMLTVISAWGQPSYLLSPVQEELGFRPIYFGELENLYTIFTQMFVHAGLLHILFNMLFLFLIGVPLEERVGRKAFAACYFIPGLMALVLESSVQGFDSGILMLGASGAISGAMGAILLLYPKDEIPMFLGPIFLPRVPVWLSVGAWFGIQLLTIFTLPDGIASGGVAYFAHIGGFVAGMAVAQMLPGKRSSAEAPPEKLEDLATTEELRGMVHRIEEESEPQVRQAWMEHFASKATCPECGGRLELEGNRIKCACGWERKVR
- a CDS encoding HemK2/MTQ2 family protein methyltransferase, with the translated sequence MLRDPAIHLEVGPQVYAPAEDSFLMLSALNMRGDERALEMGCGSGFLSLHMAKVGASVLAVDIDPQALSDTKKNAELNGLAIETTLSDLFHDVEGTFDLIVFNPPYLRGSVESQEDLCWAGGEKGTEVTTRFLNGAKDHLKTGGRVLILISSDVDQDALGAALKEWKRRDLASKSLFFEELKVLELTL
- the gatD gene encoding Glu-tRNA(Gln) amidotransferase subunit GatD, giving the protein MSYSERARQLLASSQASEGDTVLLKAEGMEYAGILMPHHEFSHPDVIIIKLKSGYNVGIKVDERSELALVSKARERPLKRRSAKEDSSLPTISFLGTGGTIASYVDYRTGAVHPALKAEDLVATVPELSEICRMRSKVVFSIFSENMNVETWQSLATAIADELNDGVEGVIVPHGTDTLGFTSAALSLMLGDIPRSVVLVGAQRSSDRPSSDSYINLLSAARFCIKAQAAEVFVLMHGETSDSYVHVHRGTKVRKMHTSRRDAFQSINEGPVARMDLKGELEMLGECQVKSSVKVSPDVRMEKNVALLQFYPGMGPEMVRRVMQDQKGLVVAGTGLGHVSKEIVQVIKELVSQGKPVVMTSQCLGGRVNLNVYDTGRDLLSAGVISGEDMLPETALLKLMWVLGRTDRLEQVERMMSENLRGEIAKRREL